The Lactobacillus sp. CBA3605 genome includes a window with the following:
- a CDS encoding DNA starvation/stationary phase protection protein, which translates to MKYTKTKAVLNQLVADLSQMSMIIHQTHWYMRGPNFLKLHPLMDEFMEEIDSQLDVISERLIALDGSPYSTLKEMAENTKIQDWPGEWDKTTPERLAHLVDGYRYLEDLYQHGIEVSDVEKDFSTQDIFIGLKTAIEKKIWMIQAELGSAPEIDE; encoded by the coding sequence GCCGATTTGAGCCAGATGTCAATGATTATCCATCAGACGCATTGGTACATGCGTGGACCCAACTTTTTGAAGTTGCACCCCTTGATGGATGAGTTCATGGAAGAAATTGACAGCCAACTCGATGTCATTTCTGAACGGCTGATTGCGCTTGATGGCAGTCCTTACTCCACCTTAAAAGAAATGGCCGAAAACACTAAGATTCAAGACTGGCCTGGTGAATGGGACAAAACAACCCCAGAACGCCTCGCACACTTAGTTGATGGCTATCGTTACTTGGAAGACCTTTACCAACACGGCATTGAAGTATCCGATGTTGAAAAAGACTTCAGTACCCAAGATATTTTCATTGGTCTCAAAACCGCAATTGAGAAGAAAATCTGGATGATTCAGGCAGAGCTTGGGTCGGCGCCGGAAATTGATGAATAA